A window of Sutcliffiella cohnii contains these coding sequences:
- a CDS encoding DUF3231 family protein: MSEKSEIVKLTSAEIAALWTSYMNINVVICFMAHFLETCDDPDILAILKESNQLARKHETELEQLFTKEKIVIPTGFKVEKHVVSHAPKLFSDVFYIQSVLQMSQFGVATHTANLTISAREDIRKMFKKFIDDIR, translated from the coding sequence TTGAGCGAAAAATCCGAAATTGTTAAATTAACAAGTGCAGAAATTGCTGCCCTTTGGACCTCTTATATGAATATAAATGTTGTCATTTGTTTCATGGCTCACTTTTTAGAAACTTGTGATGATCCCGATATTCTTGCAATTTTGAAGGAGTCTAATCAATTAGCCCGAAAACACGAAACTGAACTAGAACAGTTATTTACAAAAGAAAAAATTGTTATTCCTACTGGGTTTAAAGTGGAAAAACATGTTGTCTCTCATGCACCAAAGCTGTTTTCGGACGTGTTTTACATACAATCTGTTTTACAAATGAGTCAATTTGGAGTTGCTACACATACAGCGAACCTTACCATTTCGGCTAGGGAAGATATAAGGAAAATGTTTAAGAAATTCATTGATGATATCAGATAG